The region CTGTCCCGGTGCGGCCAGAAAACGCTGACGGTCAACTCGTGCAGCAGCGCCCGATCCTTGGCGGCGATCCGTGCCACCTGCGCCTCGTAAGAGTCGATGCGAAGAGTGTCGTTCAAATCCGCCGCCTCCGGTCCGGCCGGGTCTGCGACCCGGAAATTTCATCGCAGCGCGTTTCGCGCGCCAGCACTTCCGATGATCGGCAAGCCCGTTCCGGGCTGCAAGGGCCGACCTTTTCGAACCCTAATGGCAGACGCAAAGCAGGTTCACCCATATTCGACTGATATTCGGTACTTTATGCCCATTTCTTGCGCGCCACGCGGATATGGGACTGCCCGCGGTCATCGTTCGCTTTCAACCCGGCCAAGCACCTTGCCGAGGGTTTCGATAAAGCGGTCGGCATGTTCCGGCTGGCAAACGAGCGGCGGGCGGATCTTAAGTGTATCCTCGTTCGCCCCAGTGGTGCTGATCAGCACACCCTCGTCCCGCATCCCGTTGACCACGTCGAGCGCCATGCGGCGGCGTTGCCGGGAAGGGGTGTCCGCCGTGCCGATGTCGACGCCGATGAAGAGCCCGGCATGCCGGACGGCCCTCAGCATCTCGTGGCGGACCGCCAGGGTCCGAAGCCCGTCACACAGGCGCGCGCCCATCCGCGCGGCGTGGCCCGGAATGTCATCGCGTTGCAGTACAGTGAGCACCGCATCGGCTGCGGCGATGCCGACCGTGTTGCCGGCGAAGGTGTTGGAGTAGCGCGCGGTCTGTCCGAAACGTTCCATCGGCTCTTGGCGGCCCACGACGGCGCCGATGGGAAATCCGTTGCCCATGGGTTTGCCCAGAGTGGCAAGGTCGGGCACGATCCCGTTCCGCTGGAACCCCCACATGTGCGCCCCTGTGCGGCCAAAGCCGGGCTGCACCTCGTCGGTCCGTGCCTCCTCGGAGGCAAGCGGCTCGATTTGTGCCGCGATACCGTAATGTCGCAAGAGCAGGGTCGCGGGTCGGCCAGCGCCGCCGTGGTCGGGGCGTTCGGCCATGGGCGTCAGGGCCGCCTGGAACCAGCCGTCCGGAAGCGCTTTGGCACCGGCCTGAAGGCCGGACAGAGAGGTCACGCCGCCCCAGCTGCCGAGGCCGGTTCGGCATAGATTGCCGCAAGATCATGCAGGCCCCAGTTGCCGCCGGTCAGGATGGTGCAGACCTTTTCGCCGGGACGCAGTTTGATCGAGCCCGCCAACAGAGCGCCCACGCCGATGGCGGCGGAGGGTTCGCCCACCAGCTTGGCATCGCGGGCCAGCGCCTTCATCCCGGCGACAATGTGGTCGTCTTCTACCGTCACGATCTCGTCGACGTGGCGTTCGATGATCGGCCAGGGGTTCTGGCCGGGCACACTGATGCGAAGCCCGTCAGCGATGGTATCCAGCAGCGGCAGCGACACACGTTCGCCTTTGATCCGGCTCTGGTAGTATTTGGGTGTCAGCGCCGGTTCGGCCCCGATGACGCGGACCCCCGGCTTCAGCGACTTGAGCGCCGTGGCCACACCCGAGATAAGACCGCCCCCGCCGAGCGGCACGATGACCGTATCCACATCGGGCAGATCCTCAAGTATCTCGCAGCCTATTGTGCCTTGTCCGGCCATGACGCGCGGGTCCTCGAAGCCGTGCACGGTTTCGTAGCCCTTTTCCTCGGCGATGCGGTAGACCTGTTTCCAGCGCGCAGCCGTATCACCGTCGTCGAGGATTACCTCGGCGCCCAATGCGCGGGTGTTGTCGATTTTCTGCTGCGGAGAGGACGTGGGCAGCACCAGCACCACCTTCGCCCCCAGCATCCGCCCGGCCCAGGACAGGCCCTGCGCATGGTTGCCTGAGGAGGAAGAGATCAGCCCCCGCGCGAGCTGCTCGGACGAGAGTTGCAGGACGGTATTGAGCGCGCCCCGGATTTTGAAGGCGCCGGTGACCTGAAGCGTCTCGGGCTTGAGGTAGAGCTCGCATCCGACGGCCGGTTCGATCCTGTCGGCCCGCAGCATCTGCGTGTGCCGGATATAGGGCGCGATGCGTGGGCGGGCGGCGTGGATATCGTCTATCGTGGGGTGGTCTTGCATCTTTTGGGTGTCCTCATCCCGCCGGGGCCAGAAAGTCGAAATATGTGCCGATACCGCGCGCCTTGGCCTGGCGCAGAAGCGCGGCGGCGGTCGTATTGTCCTGGATCGCCATCCCGGTGGAATCGAATATGGTGATCTGGTCGTCGGTCTCGCGGCCCGGCTTGCGACCCAGCAGCACCTTGCCGATCTCGTCCAGCGGGCCGCTGACAACCCCGGCGCGGAGCGCATGTTGCACCTCGCCCTTCTCGCAGCATTGCGCGGCGGCATCGACCAGAACGCGGGCATTGCGGAACAGCTCGGGGTCCAGTTCCTGCTTGCCGGGCTGATCCGCGCCGATGGCCACCAAGTGGGTGCCGGGGCGCAGCCAGCCCGCCCGCAGCACCACGCCGCTGGCGCGGGTCGTGGCGACGACGACATC is a window of Ponticoccus alexandrii DNA encoding:
- a CDS encoding threonine ammonia-lyase — encoded protein: MQDHPTIDDIHAARPRIAPYIRHTQMLRADRIEPAVGCELYLKPETLQVTGAFKIRGALNTVLQLSSEQLARGLISSSSGNHAQGLSWAGRMLGAKVVLVLPTSSPQQKIDNTRALGAEVILDDGDTAARWKQVYRIAEEKGYETVHGFEDPRVMAGQGTIGCEILEDLPDVDTVIVPLGGGGLISGVATALKSLKPGVRVIGAEPALTPKYYQSRIKGERVSLPLLDTIADGLRISVPGQNPWPIIERHVDEIVTVEDDHIVAGMKALARDAKLVGEPSAAIGVGALLAGSIKLRPGEKVCTILTGGNWGLHDLAAIYAEPASAAGAA